One segment of Manihot esculenta cultivar AM560-2 chromosome 4, M.esculenta_v8, whole genome shotgun sequence DNA contains the following:
- the LOC110607911 gene encoding uncharacterized protein LOC110607911, whose protein sequence is MMTFRQRKTNSLVTLILMQMQTVIMSTIHMNQTKFIYILKKFGVVYFIYYSMRGRGRVSKPRGPVQLPASASQEDANTDDGQEHEAHIPRAPTGLGDTELQI, encoded by the exons ATGATGACGTTTCGACAGAGGAAGACGAATTCCTTAGTGACCCTGATTCTGATGCAGATGCAGACGGTGATAATGAGTACAATTCATATGAATCAGACTAAATTCATCTATATACTAAAGAAGTTTGGAGttgtatatttcatttattactCA ATGAGGGGACGTGGAAGGGTTAGCAAGCCGAGAGGACCGGTTCAACTTCCTGCAAGTGCAAGTCAAGAGGACGCGAATACAGATGACGGACAAGAGCATGAGGCGCATATACCACGAGCACCGACGGGACTTGGGGATACGGAACTTCAGATATGA